Proteins encoded within one genomic window of Desulfobacterales bacterium:
- a CDS encoding response regulator transcription factor: MKILIVDDESSLRKQLHQSLESQRYIVETARDGEAALNRLFETAFDLIIMDIMMPKMDGLTVLEEARKAGIKTPVLMLTAKGDVADRVRGLDIGADDYLAKPFSLGELLARIRALLRRSGSQAESVLQVLDLQLDTVSRAVTKGKAPIELTHREFCILEFLLYNKNRVVSRFSLAEHVWGDDFDPFNMSNFMDVHIKNLRHKIGDSGQGNMIRTIRGVGYMIRDPEE, translated from the coding sequence ATGAAAATTTTGATTGTTGATGATGAATCCTCGCTGCGGAAACAATTACATCAGAGCCTGGAAAGCCAGCGTTATATCGTAGAGACGGCGAGGGATGGCGAAGCGGCGTTGAACAGATTGTTCGAAACCGCTTTTGATTTGATTATTATGGATATCATGATGCCCAAAATGGACGGGTTGACTGTTCTGGAAGAGGCGCGAAAGGCCGGAATCAAAACGCCGGTGCTCATGCTCACCGCAAAGGGTGATGTAGCTGACAGAGTGAGGGGGCTTGATATCGGCGCCGATGACTACCTGGCCAAACCGTTTTCTCTGGGCGAGTTGCTGGCACGCATACGTGCCTTGCTCCGACGATCCGGCAGCCAGGCTGAATCCGTGTTGCAGGTCCTGGACCTGCAGCTTGATACGGTGAGCCGTGCAGTAACCAAAGGCAAAGCGCCAATCGAACTGACCCATAGAGAGTTTTGCATTCTTGAGTTCCTCCTCTATAATAAAAACAGAGTCGTATCACGCTTCAGTCTGGCTGAACACGTATGGGGGGATGACTTCGACCCCTTCAACATGTCTAATTTTATGGATGTTCATATCAAAAATCTGCGTCATAAAATCGGGGATTCCGGCCAGGGTAACATGATCCGAACCATCCGCGGTGTGGGATATATGATCAGGGACCCGGAAGAATGA
- a CDS encoding sulfite exporter TauE/SafE family protein, translated as METIWIALLSFILSFLFALGGVGSAVALVPVLHWLGIPLNEAKPTGLFVNTVSLIGASISNIKNRKLDFSMGIPIILASVFVAPLGAYVSTFLPEKTVLGLFVLFLLFSGNMMFFFKGSKYADQYRSDRPIPAMLGIGALAGMVSGMLGVGGGGIVSPLMIMLGFNPKKIAAVTAFVVPFSSLTGFIAYWSMGHFNPALVLPVGGAACAGGYLGTHFMQTRLSPATVKRFLALVILGLGIKMLFRLF; from the coding sequence ATGGAAACAATCTGGATCGCACTGCTCTCTTTTATTCTCAGCTTTCTTTTTGCCCTTGGGGGCGTGGGATCAGCCGTTGCGCTTGTTCCGGTACTGCACTGGCTTGGCATTCCGCTGAACGAAGCCAAGCCTACCGGACTGTTCGTAAATACAGTGAGCCTTATTGGTGCCAGCATTTCAAATATCAAAAATCGAAAGCTTGATTTTTCGATGGGTATCCCCATTATTCTCGCTTCGGTTTTTGTCGCTCCTTTGGGCGCTTATGTGTCAACATTTCTGCCGGAAAAAACGGTGCTGGGGCTTTTTGTGCTGTTTCTGCTTTTTTCAGGGAACATGATGTTTTTCTTCAAAGGCTCCAAATACGCGGACCAGTATCGTTCGGATCGACCGATTCCGGCCATGCTCGGCATTGGTGCGCTGGCCGGAATGGTTTCCGGCATGCTCGGCGTCGGTGGAGGGGGTATTGTCTCGCCGTTGATGATTATGCTGGGGTTTAACCCGAAAAAGATTGCTGCTGTTACCGCCTTTGTTGTCCCGTTCTCCTCCCTTACCGGATTCATTGCTTACTGGTCCATGGGACATTTCAATCCGGCACTGGTGTTGCCGGTGGGAGGCGCTGCCTGCGCAGGCGGTTACCTGGGCACACATTTTATGCAGACCCGCCTCAGCCCGGCTACGGTGAAACGGTTTCTTGCACTGGTTATCCTGGGGCTGGGGATAAAAATGCTGTTTCGACTTTTCTGA
- a CDS encoding HAMP domain-containing sensor histidine kinase, whose translation MTVKKRITLLVAWTGFITTLLFSVVLFYELIEQPFDILDRELKEEAYRAIKMRVTGQSKSEFPPADPDAAEFYPYWLRIYEQDSNRMLYQSQLAKRVNLPSVEPDASAIASAIVPPERIDPGQDSGREVTFRIRTFLLSLEGGTFAVQIARPMEKLAEEIWELVFSIGAGLIFCWMALAAISQFVAGKILEPIGKMKDLTREISEKNLDQRIPTGPGRDEFSELARTINWMLDRLQNSFMKQRDFLFDTSHELKTPLTTMRLAIEEIFTSDMGSLPASVKENLFQLNDQVLRMERLVKDLLNLSSLESLAGIDPKPVDISGLLSSLSEDYRLLATAQNVQMDIRLPRRLIIQGDAGKLNRAFSNILDNAIKYNVAGGRVEVDSDESDADPADSDLTITVTNTGPGVSEAQIDKVFDQFYRVEQPRSLQHGGSGLGLAIVKRIVELHHGKITFESKPEVWTRVTVSLPRSQEMTSQ comes from the coding sequence ATGACGGTTAAGAAAAGGATTACCCTCCTCGTTGCCTGGACCGGTTTTATTACCACCTTATTGTTTTCCGTTGTCTTGTTCTATGAACTGATCGAACAGCCTTTCGACATTCTGGACAGGGAACTCAAGGAGGAAGCGTACAGGGCCATCAAAATGCGCGTGACAGGGCAGAGCAAATCGGAGTTCCCGCCTGCCGATCCCGATGCTGCTGAATTTTATCCGTATTGGCTCAGAATCTATGAGCAGGATTCCAACAGAATGCTTTACCAGTCACAGTTGGCAAAACGGGTAAACCTTCCTTCCGTAGAACCTGATGCCAGTGCGATTGCCAGTGCGATTGTCCCGCCTGAACGAATCGACCCGGGTCAGGACAGCGGCCGCGAAGTGACCTTCCGGATCAGGACGTTCTTGCTTTCGTTGGAAGGGGGAACGTTCGCTGTGCAGATCGCCCGTCCCATGGAAAAATTGGCAGAAGAAATATGGGAACTGGTTTTCAGCATTGGCGCCGGGCTTATCTTCTGCTGGATGGCATTGGCAGCTATCAGCCAGTTTGTAGCCGGAAAGATCCTGGAACCGATTGGTAAAATGAAGGACCTTACCAGAGAAATCAGTGAAAAGAATCTCGATCAGCGGATACCGACCGGGCCGGGACGGGATGAATTCAGTGAGCTGGCGAGGACGATTAACTGGATGCTGGATCGGCTGCAAAATTCTTTTATGAAACAAAGAGATTTTCTCTTCGACACCTCCCATGAGTTAAAAACGCCGCTGACCACGATGCGGCTGGCTATCGAGGAGATTTTCACCTCCGATATGGGGAGTCTGCCGGCCTCTGTAAAGGAGAATCTTTTCCAGTTAAATGATCAGGTATTGCGCATGGAGCGACTGGTCAAAGACCTGTTGAATCTGTCCTCCCTGGAATCGTTAGCCGGCATCGACCCGAAGCCGGTTGATATCTCCGGGCTATTGTCCTCCCTGTCAGAAGATTATCGTCTTCTGGCTACCGCTCAAAACGTTCAAATGGACATCCGTCTTCCCCGCCGGCTCATCATTCAGGGGGATGCGGGGAAGTTGAACCGCGCGTTTTCAAATATACTGGATAATGCCATCAAATATAACGTGGCAGGTGGTCGGGTCGAGGTGGATAGCGATGAATCCGATGCCGATCCGGCAGATTCTGATTTGACAATCACGGTAACCAACACGGGACCGGGTGTTTCAGAGGCTCAGATCGACAAGGTGTTCGACCAGTTCTACCGGGTGGAACAGCCCAGATCGCTTCAGCACGGCGGCTCCGGCCTGGGTCTGGCGATCGTGAAGAGAATCGTCGAACTTCACCATGGAAAGATAACATTTGAGAGCAAACCAGAGGTTTGGACACGGGTAACGGTTTCTCTGCCCCGGTCTCAGGAAATGACTTCACAATGA
- a CDS encoding rhodanese-like domain-containing protein has protein sequence MDRFDALLSEMDLEFFGTSSHAVSAESAVNMADRKDVFFLDVRSSEETSLLSFPFAVNIPVNEVPKRLEELPTDKLIVVICSSVFRAAMVYTYLRYKGFEQVKGLAAGIEQMAAFLKPGPIFKRKQKA, from the coding sequence ATGGATCGATTTGACGCACTACTTTCTGAAATGGATTTAGAATTCTTCGGCACCAGCTCACATGCGGTTTCAGCTGAAAGCGCCGTGAATATGGCCGACCGGAAGGACGTATTTTTTCTGGACGTCCGTTCCAGTGAAGAAACTTCTCTGCTCTCCTTTCCGTTTGCCGTAAACATTCCGGTGAATGAAGTACCGAAACGGTTGGAAGAACTTCCGACGGATAAACTTATCGTGGTGATCTGCTCTTCGGTGTTTCGGGCTGCCATGGTCTATACCTATCTGCGTTATAAAGGATTTGAACAGGTAAAAGGTCTTGCGGCCGGCATAGAACAGATGGCAGCTTTTCTGAAGCCTGGACCAATCTTTAAACGAAAGCAGAAAGCATAG